A section of the Triplophysa dalaica isolate WHDGS20190420 chromosome 8, ASM1584641v1, whole genome shotgun sequence genome encodes:
- the casp10 gene encoding caspase-8, producing MEQSEDVRFRQMLLEVQESLRDDDLNDLMFLCSDHLTLRDLSTVSTATDLFTHLENQQKLSPDDPSLLLELLAIIKQHSLIRKLGLDECTETNGATYRFISPYRRMLFDLSQSICDEELKKIKFMLLRTLSRKKLKQDMTLLQLFSELEKKDLLDEDKVDNLQEIIKNVFPALEKRIIQYKTERENDIAQETENNASMSNIPVQTSLTPSLSSVDLQDEMDLLRLNEASGVSEDQSLRLDITSVTESESLNVSVTEHPEIPQYEMKGDRRGICVIFNNCNFSGSSHRMREGTEIDKESLKSVFQWLGFEVRIEQDCDRRRMLDVLKDLSRHDHTQEDCVVCCVLSHGDIDAIITTDGQRVTFRELMEPLCPPQCPSLIHKPKLFFIQACRGTEEQRAVWPQKNRVDEMLASDARMPRDSTAEAADFLLAMSTVPHYVSFREKDKGTWFIQALCDNMKLLVPSGVDLLTILTRVNHDVSRKSDCTGSRKQMPQPEFTLTKRVVFPIPQTHPPQ from the exons ATGGAACAAAGTGAGGACGTGAGGTTTCGTCAGATGCTGTTAGAAGTGCAGGAGTCTCTGCGGGATGATGATCTGAACGATCTGATGTTCCTCTGCTCTGATCATCTCACTTTAAGAGACCTCAGTACGGTGTCTACAGCCACAGATCTCTTCACTCATCTGGAGAACCAACAGAAGCTGTCCCCGGACGATCCGTCTCTGCTTCTGGAGCTGCTCGCCAtcataaaacagcacagtcTGATCCGAAAACTGGGTTTAGATGAATGTACGGAAACCAATGGCGCAACATATCGATTTATCTCACCGTACAG ACGGATGTTGTTTGATCTGTCACAATCCATCTGTGATGAGGAACTGAAAAAGATCAAATTTATGCTCTTAAGAACGCTGTCGCgcaaaaaactgaaacaggacaTG ACGCTGTTGCAGCTGTTTTCAGAGCTGGAGAAGAAAGATCTTCTGGATGAAGATAAGGTGGACAACCTGCAAGAAattatcaaaaatgtttttcccgctttggaaaaaagaatTATTCAGTATAAAACGGAGA GAGAAAATGACATTGCTCAGGAGACTGAGAATAATGCATCCATGTCCAACATTCCAGTTCAG ACATCTCTCACACCATCCCTGTCATCAG TTGACCTTCAGGATGAGATGGACCTCCTCCGTCTGAATGAAGCTTCTGGGGTCAGTGAAG ATCAGAGTCTGCGTTTGGACATCACCTCAGTGACTGAAAGTGAGAGCCTGAATGTGTCTGTGACTGAACATCCTGAG ATCCCGCAGTATGAGATGAAGGGTGACAGGAGGGGGATATGTGTCATTTTCAACAACTGTAACTTCAGTGGAAGCAGTCACCGGATGAGAGAAGGAACGGAAATCGACAAAG AGAGTTTGAAAAGCGTATTCCAGTGGCTGGGCTTCGAGGTCCGGATCGAACAGGACTGTGATAGAAGGCGAATGCTGGACGTCTTAAAGGATCTGTCCCGTCACGACCACACGCAGGAGGATTGTGTGGTGTGCTGTGTGCTGAGCCACGGAGACATTGATGCCATAATCACGACGGATGGACAGAGAGTCACCTTCAGGGAGCTGATGGAGCCTCTGTGTCCGCCACAGTGTCCTTCTCTCATCCATAAACCTAAACTGTTCTTCATCCAGGCCTGCAGGGGCACCGAAGAGCAGAGAGCGGTGTGGCCGCAGAAAAACAGAGTTGATGAAATGTTGGCAAGTGACGCGCGGATGCCCAGAGACTCCACAGCTGAGGCCGCTGACTTCTTATTAGCCATGTCCACTGTACCTCACTACGTGTCCTTCAGAGAGAAAGATAAAGGAACCTGGTTCATACAAGCCCTCTGTGACAACATGAAACTACTGGTGCCAAG CGGTGTGGATCTGCTGACCATTCTGACACGAGTGAACCATGACGTGAGCAGAAAATCGGACTGCACTGGTTCGAGAAAGCAGATGCCACAACCGGAGTTCACGCTCACTAAGAGAGTTGTTTTCCCCATTCCTCAAACCCATCCACCCCAGTGA